The Mammaliicoccus sciuri genome window below encodes:
- the era gene encoding GTPase Era: protein MNEFKSGFISIIGRPNVGKSTFMNKVIGHKVAIMSDKAQTTRNKVQGVLTTDDAQMIFIDTPGIHKPKHALGDYMMKIAKNTLKEVDLIMFMVNVDESIGKGDEYIIELLKQTKTPVFLVLNKIDLIHPDQLLVEIEKYQKTMDFAEIIPISALEGLNIETLLEQFKKYLEEGPMYYPKDQISDHPEQFVVAELIREKALHLTNQEIPHAIGVNVDKMTKAEGEKVQVEATIYVERDSQKGIVIGKGGKMLKEIGKRARRDIEMLLGSKVYLDLWVKVQKDWRNKPNFIKQIGYREDEY from the coding sequence ATGAATGAATTTAAATCAGGGTTTATATCTATTATAGGTAGACCTAATGTTGGTAAATCTACTTTTATGAATAAAGTTATTGGTCATAAAGTAGCGATAATGTCTGATAAAGCACAAACGACTCGAAACAAAGTGCAAGGTGTATTAACAACTGATGATGCTCAAATGATTTTTATTGATACACCAGGTATTCATAAACCTAAACATGCTTTAGGTGACTACATGATGAAAATCGCTAAAAATACTTTGAAAGAAGTAGACTTAATCATGTTTATGGTTAATGTTGATGAAAGTATCGGTAAAGGTGATGAATACATTATCGAATTGTTGAAACAAACGAAGACACCAGTATTTTTAGTGTTAAATAAAATAGATTTAATTCACCCTGATCAACTTTTAGTTGAAATTGAAAAGTATCAAAAAACAATGGATTTTGCAGAAATTATTCCAATTTCAGCATTAGAAGGGTTAAACATTGAGACACTACTAGAACAATTTAAAAAGTACCTTGAAGAAGGCCCAATGTATTATCCTAAAGACCAAATTTCTGACCACCCAGAACAATTTGTTGTAGCTGAGTTGATAAGAGAAAAAGCATTACACCTTACGAATCAAGAAATTCCGCATGCTATCGGTGTGAACGTCGATAAAATGACAAAAGCAGAAGGTGAGAAAGTCCAAGTAGAAGCAACAATTTATGTTGAAAGAGACTCTCAAAAAGGTATTGTCATTGGTAAAGGCGGTAAAATGCTTAAAGAAATAGGTAAACGTGCAAGAAGAGATATTGAAATGCTACTTGGCTCAAAAGTATACTTGGATTTATGGGTTAAAGTACAAAAAGATTGGCGTAATAAACCTAATTTCATTAAACAAATTGGTTATAGAGAAGACGAGTATTAA
- the cdd gene encoding cytidine deaminase translates to MEFKQEWYEGAREAQKRAYTPYSKFNVGAYLVTKDGKAYYGANIENAAYPSTICAERSALVAAMSDGYRPGDFKCITVTVDADKPSSPCGTCRQVLKELCDDDMPVFLTHQTNERIETTVNELLPLGFSGKDLE, encoded by the coding sequence ATGGAATTCAAACAAGAGTGGTATGAAGGCGCAAGAGAAGCACAAAAGAGAGCATATACACCATATTCTAAATTTAACGTTGGTGCATATTTAGTTACAAAAGATGGTAAAGCTTATTATGGTGCTAACATTGAAAATGCAGCTTACCCATCAACAATTTGTGCTGAGAGATCTGCACTCGTTGCAGCAATGTCAGATGGGTATAGACCGGGAGACTTCAAATGTATTACAGTTACAGTAGATGCTGATAAACCATCATCTCCATGTGGCACATGCAGACAAGTGTTAAAAGAGTTATGTGATGATGACATGCCAGTATTTTTAACACATCAAACAAATGAAAGAATTGAAACTACAGTTAATGAATTATTACCTTTAGGTTTCTCAGGAAAGGATCTAGAATAA
- a CDS encoding PH domain-containing protein — translation MKMVFKKKQSVLSIIISILLLFIAFIPLFISNKYLIVITFILVFLIILNILFERYTIKEHFLSIRRGLFKIRYNIFDIDQINMTKSIEGNSMLEIVSKGELVEKVSPIEEREFIITLIRINPKIKLNNSNRLHEYEKVRNLIIAREKLNNIQNKVHKIARYNKVWYI, via the coding sequence ATGAAAATGGTATTTAAGAAAAAGCAGAGTGTATTATCTATTATCATTTCGATTTTATTATTATTCATTGCTTTTATACCGCTTTTTATTAGTAATAAGTATTTAATAGTCATTACTTTTATTCTCGTTTTTCTTATAATTTTAAACATTCTTTTTGAGAGATACACAATAAAAGAGCATTTTTTATCCATAAGAAGAGGATTATTCAAAATTCGTTATAATATCTTTGATATCGATCAAATTAATATGACTAAATCCATAGAAGGTAACAGCATGTTAGAAATTGTTTCAAAAGGTGAATTGGTCGAAAAAGTGAGTCCAATTGAAGAACGTGAGTTTATTATTACATTAATTCGCATTAATCCAAAAATTAAATTAAATAATAGCAATAGATTACATGAATATGAAAAAGTTAGAAACCTCATTATTGCACGTGAAAAACTAAATAATATACAAAATAAAGTGCATAAGATTGCACGTTACAATAAGGTTTGGTACATTTAA
- the prmA gene encoding 50S ribosomal protein L11 methyltransferase, with product MNWIEYSIMINSEAEPEVTALLNELGANGVVIEDSAELEKEHTDVYGEIYELNPADYPDHDIRVKCYFNELVFTDQLEQEIQETLANVNGIQSEILSFEKTIIKESDWENEWKNYFHPFKASERFAIVPSWEQEGYQNDEGDLCIKLDPGMAFGTGDHPTTSMCLRHIEEVVQPQHKVIDVGTGSGILSIACHLLGVNDIKAVDLDDLAIKVAKENFEINDYEKDIVADTGNLLTEETEQYDVIIANILAHIIDLMIEDSFERLNDNGYFITSGIIEEKSDEIIEKLQNTGYTIEKVLREDGWVSIRARK from the coding sequence GTGAATTGGATTGAGTATTCTATCATGATAAATAGCGAAGCAGAACCAGAAGTTACAGCATTGTTAAATGAATTAGGTGCAAATGGTGTCGTAATTGAAGATTCAGCAGAATTAGAGAAAGAACATACAGATGTATACGGTGAGATTTATGAATTAAATCCCGCAGATTATCCTGACCATGATATTAGGGTTAAATGTTATTTTAATGAATTAGTATTTACGGATCAATTAGAACAAGAAATTCAAGAAACGCTTGCAAATGTAAATGGCATCCAGTCAGAAATTTTATCGTTTGAGAAGACGATTATTAAAGAATCAGATTGGGAAAATGAATGGAAAAATTATTTCCATCCGTTTAAAGCTTCTGAAAGATTTGCGATTGTTCCAAGTTGGGAACAAGAAGGATATCAAAATGACGAAGGTGATCTTTGCATCAAACTAGATCCAGGTATGGCTTTTGGTACAGGTGACCACCCAACAACAAGTATGTGTTTAAGACATATAGAAGAGGTTGTACAGCCTCAACATAAAGTGATTGATGTTGGTACTGGTTCAGGTATTCTGAGCATAGCTTGTCATTTACTAGGGGTAAACGACATAAAAGCGGTGGATTTAGATGATTTAGCAATTAAAGTTGCTAAAGAAAACTTTGAAATCAATGATTATGAAAAAGATATCGTCGCAGATACTGGCAATTTACTTACTGAAGAAACAGAACAATATGACGTGATCATTGCAAATATATTAGCGCATATAATTGATTTAATGATAGAAGATAGTTTTGAAAGATTAAACGATAATGGCTACTTTATTACTTCAGGCATTATTGAAGAAAAATCCGATGAAATAATTGAAAAACTACAAAATACTGGTTATACTATCGAAAAAGTACTACGTGAAGATGGTTGGGTTTCAATACGAGCTAGAAAGTAG
- a CDS encoding 16S rRNA (uracil(1498)-N(3))-methyltransferase: MQRYFLQENAELNQRFFIHNTDDIHHIKNVMRKSIDQEIILTFEDQKSLISKIIAFHDDSIELETIEDITRQTELPVDITIASGLIKGDKYEWLLQKATEMGAHHFIAVQSERSIVKLDEKKISKKLDRWQKIVKEASEQSMRLTIPSIKYKSNFKSIYDNMNEYDYVIIAYEEEAKSGGTSKFHQIGSNLKHGQKVLMIFGPEGGLTENEVNLYDDAIKVSLGPRILRAETAPLYALAALSYQLELMR; the protein is encoded by the coding sequence ATGCAAAGATATTTCTTACAAGAAAACGCTGAGTTAAATCAGCGTTTTTTTATACATAATACAGATGATATACATCATATTAAAAATGTGATGCGCAAAAGTATCGATCAAGAAATTATATTAACTTTTGAAGATCAAAAGTCGTTAATTTCAAAAATCATTGCTTTTCATGACGATAGCATTGAGTTAGAAACGATAGAAGACATTACAAGACAAACGGAACTACCTGTTGATATAACGATTGCGAGTGGGCTTATTAAAGGCGATAAATATGAATGGTTGCTTCAAAAAGCAACTGAAATGGGTGCGCATCATTTTATTGCTGTTCAATCCGAAAGGTCTATTGTTAAATTAGACGAGAAAAAAATATCTAAAAAATTAGATAGATGGCAAAAAATTGTTAAAGAAGCTAGTGAACAAAGTATGAGACTTACAATACCAAGTATAAAGTATAAGTCGAATTTTAAATCAATTTATGATAATATGAATGAATATGATTATGTAATAATAGCTTATGAAGAAGAAGCTAAAAGTGGGGGAACAAGCAAATTTCATCAAATTGGTTCTAACCTTAAACATGGACAAAAGGTTTTAATGATATTTGGACCAGAAGGTGGATTAACTGAAAATGAAGTTAATCTTTATGATGATGCTATTAAGGTGAGTTTAGGACCTAGAATTTTAAGAGCTGAAACCGCTCCATTGTATGCTTTAGCTGCTTTAAGCTATCAATTAGAATTAATGAGGTGA
- the ybeY gene encoding rRNA maturation RNase YbeY, whose amino-acid sequence MLTMDFIDEQQVIDEDTKNQIESLLTFAAKKENITEEAELSISFVDEEEIQAINRDYRDKDKVTDVISFSLEEDEPEIEGIDMPRVLGDIIICLEVAKEQAESYNHSLSRELGFLALHGFLHLLGYDHMTEEAEKEMFSRQDEILNEFGLTRE is encoded by the coding sequence ATGCTAACAATGGATTTTATAGATGAGCAACAAGTAATTGATGAAGATACAAAAAATCAAATTGAATCATTGCTCACTTTTGCTGCTAAAAAGGAAAATATTACTGAAGAAGCAGAACTTTCAATTTCATTTGTCGATGAAGAAGAGATTCAAGCTATCAATCGTGATTATCGCGATAAAGATAAAGTAACAGATGTTATTTCATTTTCATTAGAAGAAGATGAACCTGAAATAGAAGGCATAGATATGCCTAGAGTGTTAGGTGATATTATCATCTGTCTTGAAGTTGCTAAAGAGCAAGCTGAGTCTTATAATCATAGCTTGAGTAGAGAATTAGGATTTTTAGCATTACATGGATTTTTACATTTACTAGGTTATGATCATATGACTGAAGAAGCTGAAAAAGAAATGTTTTCTCGACAAGATGAAATATTAAATGAATTTGGATTAACACGTGAATAA
- a CDS encoding diacylglycerol kinase family protein, whose amino-acid sequence MNKFVNRFKFPLAGLVTILKKDKNFLLHLIFAVLVLIVSLILNLNTFEWLWILFAIFSVLIVEILNTSIEYVVDMFTDEYNLLAKHAKDTAALAVLLTSIMAAIIGIMIFLPKII is encoded by the coding sequence GTGAATAAATTTGTAAATCGCTTTAAATTTCCTTTAGCAGGTTTAGTGACCATTCTCAAAAAAGATAAAAACTTTTTATTACATCTTATATTCGCTGTACTTGTATTGATTGTTAGTTTAATATTAAATCTCAATACATTTGAATGGTTATGGATTTTATTTGCAATATTTAGCGTACTCATTGTTGAGATTCTCAATACTTCCATAGAGTATGTAGTAGATATGTTTACGGACGAATATAACTTACTTGCTAAACATGCTAAAGATACAGCCGCTTTAGCCGTTTTATTAACATCAATAATGGCTGCAATAATCGGGATAATGATATTTTTACCAAAAATAATATAA
- the floA gene encoding flotillin-like protein FloA (flotillin-like protein involved in membrane lipid rafts): MLSGLIAFVIIAVILIVLLMILFSFVPVGLWISAIAAGVKVGIGTLVGMRLRRVSPRRVINPLIKAHKAGLALTTNQLESHYLAGGNVDRVVDAIIAAQRAEINLVFERGAAIDLAGRDVLEAVQMSVNPKVIETPFISGVAMNGIEVKAKARITVRANIDRLVGGAGEDTIIARVGEGIVSTIGSSQHHTKVLENPDSISQTVLSKGLDSGTAFEILSIDIADVDIGKNIGADLQTEQALADKNIAQAKAEERRAMAVATEQEMKARVQEMRSKVVESEAEVPLAMAEALKSGNLGVKDYYNLKNIEADTGMREAINKSTKPQDSNSPNQ, encoded by the coding sequence ATGTTATCAGGTTTAATTGCTTTTGTAATTATTGCTGTCATATTAATCGTACTACTTATGATTTTATTCTCATTTGTACCAGTAGGATTATGGATTTCAGCTATTGCAGCAGGCGTAAAAGTAGGTATTGGTACTTTAGTTGGTATGCGTTTAAGACGTGTATCACCTAGACGTGTTATTAACCCATTAATTAAAGCGCACAAAGCTGGTTTAGCATTAACAACGAATCAGTTAGAATCTCATTATCTTGCAGGAGGTAATGTTGATAGAGTAGTTGATGCAATTATTGCGGCGCAAAGAGCAGAAATCAACTTAGTATTCGAAAGAGGGGCAGCGATTGATTTAGCTGGTCGTGACGTTTTAGAAGCAGTTCAAATGTCCGTTAACCCTAAAGTAATTGAAACACCATTTATTTCAGGTGTTGCGATGAATGGTATCGAAGTAAAAGCAAAAGCTAGAATTACAGTTAGAGCAAACATTGATCGATTAGTCGGTGGTGCTGGTGAAGATACAATCATCGCACGTGTTGGTGAAGGTATTGTATCAACAATTGGTTCAAGTCAACATCACACTAAAGTACTTGAGAATCCAGATAGTATTTCACAAACAGTATTAAGTAAAGGTTTAGATTCAGGTACAGCATTTGAAATTCTATCAATTGATATTGCCGATGTAGATATCGGTAAAAACATTGGTGCAGACTTGCAAACTGAACAAGCACTTGCTGATAAAAATATTGCGCAAGCTAAAGCCGAAGAACGTCGTGCAATGGCCGTTGCTACTGAGCAAGAAATGAAAGCAAGAGTACAAGAAATGCGTTCTAAAGTTGTTGAATCAGAAGCAGAAGTACCACTTGCAATGGCAGAAGCACTTAAATCAGGCAATTTAGGTGTTAAAGACTACTATAATTTAAAAAATATAGAAGCTGACACTGGCATGAGAGAAGCAATCAATAAGAGTACAAAGCCACAAGATTCTAATTCACCGAACCAATAA
- a CDS encoding PhoH family protein — protein MPTLIQIENMDQAQALLGNGDEHIKYIENELEVDILTRGQEIAVRGKRIENVEKAEKVLLNLLKVIESGASITINDVQAAVKMADKGTIDQLINLYDEEITKDSNGKIIRAKTMGQRVYINNIKNNDLVFGIGPAGTGKTFLAVVMAARALRLGQVKRIVLTRPAVEAGESLGFLPGDLKEKVDPYLRPLYDGLHTVLGTEQTSRLIERGTIEIAPLAYMRGRTLDDAFVILDEAQNTTHPQMKMFLTRLGFGSKMVVTGDRSQIDLPKGVKSGLIEADQRLSGVKGIAMTYLEQTDVVRHPLVGKIINAYEEEK, from the coding sequence ATGCCTACATTAATTCAAATCGAGAATATGGATCAAGCTCAAGCTCTATTGGGTAATGGGGACGAGCACATAAAGTATATTGAAAATGAACTCGAGGTGGATATATTAACACGTGGACAAGAAATTGCTGTCCGTGGTAAACGTATAGAAAATGTTGAAAAAGCTGAAAAAGTATTATTGAACTTACTAAAAGTAATCGAGAGTGGTGCGAGTATAACGATTAATGATGTCCAAGCAGCGGTTAAAATGGCTGATAAAGGAACAATCGATCAACTGATTAATTTATATGATGAAGAAATCACTAAAGATAGTAATGGTAAAATAATAAGAGCTAAAACAATGGGTCAAAGAGTATATATCAATAATATAAAGAACAATGACTTAGTATTCGGCATAGGTCCAGCAGGTACAGGGAAGACCTTCTTAGCTGTTGTAATGGCTGCAAGGGCATTACGTCTAGGACAAGTGAAACGTATCGTATTAACGCGTCCGGCAGTTGAAGCGGGTGAATCATTAGGTTTCTTACCAGGTGATTTAAAAGAAAAAGTAGACCCTTATTTAAGACCTTTATATGATGGGCTTCATACCGTGTTAGGAACTGAGCAAACTTCACGCTTAATTGAGCGAGGCACGATTGAAATTGCACCTCTTGCTTATATGAGAGGTCGAACATTAGATGATGCGTTTGTAATTCTTGATGAAGCACAAAATACAACACACCCACAGATGAAGATGTTCTTAACAAGGTTAGGTTTCGGTTCAAAAATGGTTGTAACAGGTGACCGTTCACAAATCGATTTACCTAAAGGTGTGAAAAGTGGATTAATTGAAGCTGATCAACGATTAAGTGGTGTAAAAGGGATAGCAATGACTTACTTAGAACAAACAGACGTTGTGAGACACCCATTGGTAGGTAAAATAATAAACGCATACGAAGAGGAGAAATAA
- the recO gene encoding DNA repair protein RecO, whose product MLYKQEGFVIRSVDYGENNKIITILNEHGHKVPLMARGAKKTSHPLQGATQPFVHGLFIFSKFKGMGTLSSADIINSHRTMQSDIFKSAYGAYCIEVVDKALEAEEHDVFFYELLLGVFQAVERGVDADTMSMIVALKCMPKYGYEPTFNACVVTGDMNQQQLNAYSFKYNGPLSNQALIHDEHAYRISNRALYFMNLMYQLPIKHLNSFKINEQVKKEIQTLIDNMYDEYVGVVFRTKKLLNQLENLKM is encoded by the coding sequence ATGCTTTATAAACAAGAAGGATTTGTCATTCGCTCTGTAGATTATGGTGAAAACAATAAAATCATCACAATATTAAATGAACACGGTCATAAAGTTCCATTAATGGCGCGTGGTGCTAAAAAAACAAGTCATCCACTACAAGGTGCTACTCAGCCCTTTGTACATGGCTTGTTTATTTTTTCGAAGTTTAAAGGAATGGGCACATTATCATCAGCTGATATAATTAACAGTCATAGAACGATGCAATCCGATATTTTTAAAAGTGCATATGGTGCATATTGTATAGAAGTTGTAGATAAGGCGTTAGAAGCGGAAGAACATGATGTATTCTTTTATGAATTATTGTTAGGTGTATTCCAAGCAGTAGAAAGAGGCGTTGATGCAGATACGATGAGCATGATTGTCGCGTTGAAATGTATGCCTAAATATGGTTATGAACCAACTTTCAATGCGTGCGTCGTAACAGGAGATATGAATCAACAGCAACTAAATGCCTATAGTTTCAAATATAACGGACCACTTAGCAATCAAGCATTAATACATGATGAACATGCATATCGAATATCTAATAGAGCATTATATTTTATGAATCTCATGTATCAATTGCCGATTAAACATTTAAACAGCTTTAAAATAAACGAACAAGTCAAAAAAGAAATACAAACATTAATCGATAACATGTATGACGAATACGTTGGTGTAGTATTTAGAACCAAAAAATTACTCAACCAACTCGAAAACTTGAAAATGTAA
- a CDS encoding NfeD family protein translates to MNLGIVSSQSMSSIGEFITSPLVTLILTCIIFLGALYQLYSERINFAGILSFICTLIFFIGYVLIDEISLISVLLFGIGALLVIIELFVIGAVLGILGFIAIIGSFVLVGENILTMGMIIAVALILTTIEWVILVKGFNRKIPFFDKVILRDSTNKESGYTSHDDRSHLIGKLCTTYTALRPSGIILVDDERIDAVSDGSFIQKDKQVKIVQVEGTRVVVREI, encoded by the coding sequence ATGAATTTAGGTATTGTTTCAAGTCAAAGTATGTCGTCTATTGGTGAGTTTATTACTTCTCCTTTGGTCACATTGATACTGACTTGTATTATTTTTCTAGGTGCACTATATCAATTATATTCAGAACGTATTAATTTTGCGGGAATTTTAAGCTTTATTTGTACACTTATCTTTTTCATCGGCTACGTTTTAATTGATGAAATAAGTTTGATTTCTGTTTTACTTTTTGGGATCGGTGCATTATTAGTAATAATTGAATTATTTGTTATAGGAGCAGTACTAGGTATCCTTGGTTTTATTGCCATTATTGGTAGTTTTGTATTAGTTGGAGAAAATATCTTAACTATGGGTATGATTATTGCTGTAGCATTAATTCTAACAACGATAGAGTGGGTGATATTAGTGAAAGGATTTAATCGTAAAATACCATTCTTTGATAAAGTCATTCTTAGAGATTCTACAAATAAAGAATCTGGCTATACATCTCATGATGATAGAAGTCATTTGATTGGCAAACTATGTACAACATACACTGCATTGAGACCCTCAGGAATTATACTTGTTGATGACGAAAGAATAGATGCTGTTTCAGATGGAAGTTTTATTCAGAAGGATAAGCAAGTTAAAATTGTACAGGTTGAAGGTACAAGAGTTGTCGTAAGAGAAATTTAA
- the dnaJ gene encoding molecular chaperone DnaJ, whose product MAKRDYYEVLGVSKDASKDEIKKAYRKLSKKYHPDINQEEGADAKFKEISEAYEVLSDENKRAQYDRFGHSGPQQGFGGSQGFGGQDFSGFGGFEDIFGSFFGGGGARRDPNAPRQGDDLQYSMTLTFEEAVFGTEKDITVRKDVECDTCHGNGAKPGTKKKTCTYCNGQGHVTVEQNTILGRMQTQKVCPECEGSGQVFEEKCSDCHGKGTQNKKVTIKVKVPEGVDNDQQIRLAGKGGPGINGGPAGDLYVVFRVKPHSKFRRDGDNIFYDLNLSFPQAALGDEITVPTLTGNVSLTVPAGTQTGKQFRLREKGVQNVHGYGKGDYFVTVKVVTPDKMTERQEELLREFAEIGGETITEQPSSFKDRAKKFFKGE is encoded by the coding sequence TTGGCAAAAAGAGACTATTATGAAGTACTTGGCGTATCCAAAGATGCTTCTAAAGATGAAATAAAAAAAGCTTATCGTAAATTATCAAAAAAGTACCATCCTGATATCAATCAAGAAGAAGGCGCTGACGCAAAGTTTAAAGAAATTTCAGAAGCATATGAAGTGCTAAGTGATGAAAATAAACGTGCGCAATACGACAGATTCGGTCATAGTGGTCCGCAACAAGGATTCGGTGGATCACAAGGATTTGGAGGACAAGACTTCTCTGGATTCGGTGGCTTTGAAGATATATTCGGTTCATTCTTTGGTGGCGGTGGCGCTAGAAGAGATCCTAACGCTCCAAGACAAGGTGATGATTTACAATATAGCATGACATTAACATTTGAAGAAGCTGTATTTGGTACTGAAAAAGATATTACAGTTCGTAAAGATGTAGAGTGTGATACATGTCATGGTAATGGTGCTAAACCTGGCACTAAGAAAAAAACTTGTACGTACTGTAACGGGCAAGGTCATGTAACAGTTGAACAAAATACTATTCTAGGTAGAATGCAAACACAAAAAGTTTGTCCTGAATGTGAAGGTTCTGGACAAGTATTTGAAGAAAAATGTTCAGATTGTCATGGTAAAGGTACTCAAAATAAAAAAGTTACAATCAAAGTAAAAGTACCTGAAGGTGTAGATAACGACCAACAAATTCGCTTAGCTGGTAAAGGTGGTCCAGGTATAAATGGTGGACCTGCAGGCGATTTATATGTTGTATTCAGAGTGAAACCACACAGTAAATTTAGACGTGATGGAGATAATATCTTCTATGATCTAAATCTATCATTCCCTCAAGCAGCACTTGGTGATGAAATTACTGTTCCTACGTTGACTGGTAATGTATCATTAACCGTTCCAGCAGGTACACAAACTGGTAAACAATTTAGATTGAGAGAAAAAGGTGTACAAAACGTTCACGGTTACGGTAAAGGTGATTACTTCGTAACTGTAAAAGTTGTAACACCAGATAAAATGACTGAAAGACAAGAAGAACTATTACGTGAGTTTGCTGAAATAGGTGGAGAAACAATTACAGAACAACCATCTAGCTTTAAAGACAGAGCCAAAAAGTTTTTTAAAGGAGAATAG
- the mtaB gene encoding tRNA (N(6)-L-threonylcarbamoyladenosine(37)-C(2))-methylthiotransferase MtaB, producing MATVAFHTLGCKVNHYETEAIWQLFKENEYERVDFETNADVFIINTCTVTNTGDKKSRQVIRRAIRKNPDAVVCVTGCYAQTSPAEIMAIPGVDIVVGTQDRHKLISYIEDYKQSRQPINGVGNIMKNRKYEELEVPYFTDRTRASLKIQEGCNNFCTFCIIPWARGLMRSRDPEQVVSQATTLVNSGYKEIVLTGIHTGGYGEDLKDYNLAQLLRDLEQVENLERIRISSIEASQLTDEVIDVIDKSTKVVRHLHIPLQSGSDTVLKRMRRKYTMAHFSERLQKLHKALPGLAVTSDVIVGFPGETEEEFQETYDFIVKHQFSELHVFPYSMRTGTPAARMTDQIDEEVKNERVHRLIELSNQLAKDYASKFDQTVLEVIPEEKGSTDGKLVGYADNYMKIEFEGDESLIGELVKVKVVTPGYPINKGKLVKVVDHATNKDERLVAY from the coding sequence TTGGCTACAGTAGCGTTCCATACGTTAGGTTGTAAAGTAAACCATTATGAAACTGAAGCAATTTGGCAATTATTTAAGGAAAATGAATACGAAAGAGTGGATTTTGAAACGAATGCTGACGTCTTTATCATCAATACTTGTACTGTAACAAATACAGGCGACAAGAAGAGTAGACAAGTGATTAGAAGAGCAATACGTAAAAATCCAGATGCAGTTGTTTGTGTAACAGGTTGTTATGCTCAAACATCTCCTGCTGAAATTATGGCAATTCCGGGCGTTGATATTGTTGTAGGTACTCAAGATAGACATAAACTTATTTCTTATATTGAGGACTATAAACAAAGTAGACAACCTATTAATGGTGTCGGTAATATTATGAAAAACAGAAAGTATGAAGAATTAGAAGTTCCATACTTTACTGACAGAACACGTGCATCATTAAAAATTCAAGAAGGCTGTAATAATTTCTGTACTTTCTGTATCATTCCATGGGCAAGAGGGTTAATGAGATCGAGAGATCCTGAACAAGTTGTAAGCCAAGCAACAACACTTGTAAACTCAGGATATAAAGAAATTGTTTTAACAGGTATTCATACAGGTGGATATGGTGAAGATTTAAAAGATTATAACTTAGCGCAATTATTAAGAGATTTAGAACAAGTTGAAAATCTTGAAAGAATTCGTATTTCATCTATAGAGGCGAGTCAACTTACTGATGAAGTTATTGATGTTATCGACAAATCAACTAAAGTTGTAAGACATCTTCATATACCATTACAATCAGGTTCTGATACTGTATTGAAACGTATGAGAAGAAAATATACAATGGCACACTTCTCAGAAAGATTACAAAAATTGCATAAAGCTTTACCGGGTTTAGCTGTTACAAGTGACGTAATTGTTGGATTCCCTGGTGAAACTGAAGAAGAATTCCAAGAAACATATGACTTCATTGTTAAACATCAATTTTCTGAACTACACGTGTTCCCTTATTCTATGAGAACAGGAACACCAGCAGCTAGAATGACAGATCAAATTGATGAAGAAGTGAAAAATGAACGCGTACATCGTTTAATTGAATTATCAAATCAATTAGCTAAAGATTATGCTTCTAAATTTGATCAAACTGTTTTAGAAGTAATACCTGAAGAAAAAGGTTCAACTGATGGTAAACTAGTCGGATATGCAGATAATTACATGAAGATTGAATTTGAAGGCGATGAATCACTAATTGGAGAATTAGTGAAAGTGAAAGTTGTCACACCAGGTTATCCTATCAATAAAGGTAAACTTGTAAAAGTTGTGGATCATGCAACAAATAAAGACGAAAGATTAGTTGCATATTAA
- the rpsU gene encoding 30S ribosomal protein S21 produces the protein MSKTVVRKNESIEDALRRFKRTVSKSGTIQEVRKREFYEKPSVKRKKKSEAARKRKFK, from the coding sequence ATGTCTAAAACAGTAGTTCGTAAAAACGAATCAATCGAAGATGCATTACGTCGCTTCAAACGTACAGTTTCAAAAAGCGGTACGATTCAAGAAGTGCGTAAACGTGAGTTCTATGAAAAACCAAGCGTTAAGCGTAAGAAGAAATCAGAAGCAGCACGTAAACGTAAATTTAAATAA